The Bacteroidota bacterium DNA window CGCTTTTTCTGAAAGCGGCATGGGTTGTTATAAATTACTCAAAGAACTGCTGGCCAAAATGTGTGAATGACATTCTTCATTTGTTTTCTTCGTAAATTAGCCATGCCATTACGGCGAATCTGATGCCTCATGCTTAATCCAGCTGCGAGGCAGAAATGGAAACTACCCGTTTGGCAATCACTGGCAGCTATGGCCTGCACTCGATATTCTGTTTGGAAGCAAAGAGTAATTTATTGATAGTAAGATACAATTTTACAATCAAACTGGAGGATAAACTTATGATTAAAGAGATCACAGTTGAAAATCTTGACACAAGGACCTTCATTGATGAGAAGGTCAGTGAGATTAAACAGACAGTCAGTACTGGACTGGCTATTAACGCGCTCTCAGGAGGCGTTGATTCATCCACTGTGACCATGCTTGGGCATCGAGCCCTGGGCAAACGTCTCAGGACTGTCTTCATCGAAAACGGGTTGATGCGTGAAGGCGAGCCTGAACAGGTGGTGCATTTCTTCGAAAAACTTGGTGTCAGGGTGGAAGTCATCGATGCCAGTCAGGAGTTTTTCGCAGCACTAAAAGGACTCACCGACCCGGAAGCAAAACGTGAGGCAATCACGCAAACCTTTTACCGGTACGTCTTCGGCCGACTTGTGAAGGAAAGCGGGGCAAAACATCTGCTCCAGGGAACTATACTTACTGATGTTGATGAGACTGTGGCGGGCATCAAACGGCAGCACAATGTCTTCGAGCAGCTTGGCATAAATCCGCAGGAAGCTTTCGGTTACCATATTATAGAACCGCTCATTCAGTTACGGAAGGATGGGGTCAGAAAAGTCGGCAAAGCACTCGGATTGCCTGAAGGACTGTTTGACCGCATACCATTCCCCGGACCGGCCCTGTCAGCGCGCGTTATAGGCGAAGTGACACCCGATCGCATAGCAACAGTCCGCAAAGCTACCGTCATAGTCGAACGATTGCTGAAAAGCACCGGCGCATTTCAATATATGGCCATCCTGCATGAAGACCGCGTGACCGGTATGCGTGACGGCAAGCGCGATTTCGGGCAACAAATTGAAGTACGCTGCTGGGACAGCATCGATGCACGGACAGCTACACCAACAAAGCTTCCCTTCGAATTGCTTGAAAAACTTGCGAACGAAGTTATCCGGCAGGTGCCAGGTGTAGTAAGCATCACATATAATATCACAACCAAACCTCCTTCAACCATCGAGGCTGTCTAATATCGAAAGGATATGACCAGGAAGCTATTCATGATACTTTTTTCCTTGCCGGGATTTCTTTTTGCCCAGTTCTCCACTGAGGACAATTTCGTCCAGTATGTAAAACCGCTTGTAGGGACCAAGAAGATGGGACACACATATCCTGGCGCGACGGTGCCTTTTGGGATGGTACAGTTAAGTCCTGAAACAGATACCATACCCTATGAATTAAATGGCAAATATAATCCTGAAGTGTATGAATATTGTTCCGGCTACCAGTATGATGATCTGACAATTGTCGGCTTCAGCCATACCCACTTTAGTGGTACCGGCCATTCTGACCTGGGAGATTTCATGATCATGCCAACAGTGGGACCGTTACAATTAAATCCAGGAACATCAGACAAACCAGAAAGTGGATACCGTTCAGCGTTCACGCACGAAAATGAAATTGCTGAACCGGCCTATTATAAGGTATTTCTTGAAGATCACCACATCACAGCCGAACTGACAGCAACTGCACGGGTAGGGTTTCATCAGTATACATTTCCTGAGTCTGATGAAGCCCACATCATCCTTGATCTGATATCAGGAATTTACAATTATGAAGATAAGGATGTATGGACTTTTGTCAGGGTGGAAAATGATACCCTTGTGACGGGCTACAGGCAAACCAGTGGGTGGGCGCGTACACGGACGGTTTATTTTGCGATGGTTTTTTCCAAAGCCTTTTACCAGTATGGCTGGCAGAAACTGGATAACACCGTGTATAAAGGTTTCTGGCGAAAATTTGATGAAACAAAAAACTTCCCGGAGATGGCAGGCAGAAAAATCAAAGCCTATTTTGATTTCAAAACAAGTGAAGGCGAAAAAATTTTGATCAAATTCGCCCTATCCCCCGTCAGCACGGCCGGAGCAGTGAAAAATCTGCAGGCCGAAATCCCCCATTGGGATTTTAACAGGATAAAACGTGAAAGCCAGGATTTATGGAACAAGGTGCTGGGTAAGATCGTCGTCGAATCGAATACGGAGAGGGAAAAAGAGA harbors:
- a CDS encoding asparagine synthase-related protein is translated as MIKEITVENLDTRTFIDEKVSEIKQTVSTGLAINALSGGVDSSTVTMLGHRALGKRLRTVFIENGLMREGEPEQVVHFFEKLGVRVEVIDASQEFFAALKGLTDPEAKREAITQTFYRYVFGRLVKESGAKHLLQGTILTDVDETVAGIKRQHNVFEQLGINPQEAFGYHIIEPLIQLRKDGVRKVGKALGLPEGLFDRIPFPGPALSARVIGEVTPDRIATVRKATVIVERLLKSTGAFQYMAILHEDRVTGMRDGKRDFGQQIEVRCWDSIDARTATPTKLPFELLEKLANEVIRQVPGVVSITYNITTKPPSTIEAV